The following proteins are encoded in a genomic region of Methylocella tundrae:
- a CDS encoding acetyl-CoA C-acetyltransferase, with product MTKREAVLCAPVRTAIGTYNGSLKATPATALGATVVRETVRRASLDPAKLRAVVMGNVVQAGNKMNPARQSAIHGGVPVDVPAMTVNRVCGSGAQAIATAAQDIWLGFGDAAIAGGMENMDAAPYLMPGGRWGYRMGDAEIYDSMLRDGLNDAFSNEHSGWHTEDLVTKCQISREDQDRWAARSQERFSAAQAAGKFDAEIVAVEIKGRKGPELFARDEHNRPGTTIESLAKLKPAFRKDGTITAGNAPGLNTAAAAMIVAERGFADANGLEPVARLVAYGLGAVEPGMFGIGPVPAVRQALERAGWTLGDVERVEINEAFAAIALAVTRELGLAEDIVNVEGGAIAHGHPIGASGAILTTRLLHSMKRDGLRRGVVTLCIGGGQGIALALEMLA from the coding sequence ATGACCAAAAGAGAAGCCGTGCTATGCGCGCCGGTCCGCACCGCGATTGGAACCTATAATGGTTCGCTGAAAGCGACGCCCGCGACCGCACTTGGGGCGACGGTCGTCCGCGAGACTGTCCGCCGCGCCAGTCTCGATCCGGCCAAGCTGCGCGCAGTCGTCATGGGCAATGTGGTGCAGGCGGGAAACAAGATGAATCCGGCGCGCCAGTCCGCCATCCATGGCGGCGTGCCGGTCGACGTGCCGGCCATGACCGTCAACCGCGTTTGTGGTTCGGGCGCGCAGGCGATCGCCACCGCGGCTCAGGACATCTGGCTAGGCTTCGGCGACGCCGCCATCGCTGGCGGCATGGAGAACATGGACGCCGCCCCCTACCTGATGCCGGGCGGCCGCTGGGGTTACCGGATGGGCGATGCCGAGATCTACGATTCGATGCTGCGCGACGGACTGAATGACGCCTTCTCCAACGAGCATTCCGGTTGGCACACAGAGGATCTCGTCACGAAATGCCAGATCAGCCGCGAGGATCAGGACCGCTGGGCGGCGCGCTCGCAGGAGCGCTTCTCGGCCGCGCAGGCGGCCGGCAAGTTCGACGCCGAGATCGTCGCCGTGGAAATCAAGGGCCGCAAGGGGCCGGAGCTTTTCGCGAGGGACGAGCACAATCGGCCCGGCACGACGATCGAGTCGCTGGCCAAGCTGAAACCAGCCTTCCGCAAGGATGGAACCATCACGGCGGGGAACGCGCCGGGGCTCAACACCGCCGCGGCGGCAATGATCGTCGCGGAGCGTGGTTTTGCCGATGCGAACGGTCTCGAGCCGGTCGCGCGTCTCGTCGCCTACGGCCTTGGCGCGGTGGAGCCCGGCATGTTCGGCATCGGCCCCGTTCCGGCCGTCCGGCAAGCGCTGGAGCGGGCTGGATGGACGCTTGGCGACGTCGAACGCGTTGAGATCAACGAGGCCTTCGCGGCCATTGCGCTCGCGGTCACCCGCGAACTCGGCCTCGCCGAAGACATCGTCAACGTCGAGGGCGGCGCCATCGCCCACGGCCATCCGATCGGCGCCAGCGGCGCTATCCTGACCACCCGGCTCCTGCATTCCATGAAACGCGACGGGCTCCGGCGCGGCGTCGTCACGCTTTGCATCGGCGGCGGCCAGGGCATCGCCCTGGCGCTCGAAATGCTGGCCTGA